TAAAGAAGACTATTGTCCTCTTTTATCACAAATAAGAAAGTATATGTAGAAAACTGATATGTTTAGTAAATTGAGGGGTGcagttaataaataaagagagacGGAAAAAAAGAGACGCCGTTCAATTTCACCgcagaagagaagaagtagaagaagaagagccttTCGTTTGTCTTTCTCCCGGACTCGGagatctcttttctcttcttctcccggCGTGCgcttcatcctcatcatctttgATTCGGGTACGATCTCTTAAAATCGATTTTACTTTTGgaattatctttgtttcttctcttcttacgCCATTGTTTACGCATAAGTTGGGAAGTTATCCAATCTAGGGCCGGTGAAGATCATACttagaaaaaaatctgatttttgtaGATGAATTCGTTGTGGGCAATGTGGCCTTGCATCTTCTTGGTTGTTTTAGCTAGACCCTTTAGATAGAACCGCCATGAAAGCTCTCTGCTTTGTCTAGATCGAgcaaaaatttacaattttagaaGAGAATTGCGTTCTAATAGGAAAGATAAAGATTTGATGGTTTAATTAGGGGAGTGGAATTGAATGAATTTGGCAATATCTAATGTTGGTTTGTAGTTTTGTAGAGGTCCTCCTCGGTATTGGATTTGCTTAAGAAGTATTTATTATCATCGAGGGAAGCTGCTAGGATGGGTGTGAAGCAAGCTCTAAGGAGCATCGATGCGTTTCCAAGAGCAGAGGATCATTTGTTGCAGAAGACACAATCGGGTGCAGTTGGTAattggatcttttttttttcttctattcgCTCTTCTCGTTGTTTGAGAAGCCCTCTTTTGAATGCTTGATGTGTGTTTAAGcttattttaacattaaatttgttgttattgtagTATCAATTGTTGGACTTCTTATAATGGCCACTTTGTTCTTACACGAGCTGAGTTATTATCTTAACACACTTACAGTGCACCAGGTATGTATGTTTTTAGTTTAAGCGGAATCTGGTACTGTTAATGTTTTTTACTGCCCTGACTCTAGCCTTTAAACTGCTACGAATAGTTGTATAAATTGCAGTGAATTATCTTCTGTTCCATATGTCTTATGAAATTCCGAGGATGAGTGCTGTTAATTAGTATTCTTCCATCTGTTATCCTTGAGATTCGTTGATGCCACTCTAGTTAGAACTATGCATATTTGTCATTGCCtcattgattttgttattgttgtgaACCATGTATTTTTTTCACTAGGTAACATGTCTTGAGTGAGGTAATGCAAATTGCGTTGAATGTCCCAGTCGAATTTTTGCAGTGATCTATACCATTAGGAAATTATGTATTTGAAGTCTCTCTGTTGATTCAACCTCATTGATACCCTAGTCATTCTCCGTCCATTTTACTGACTCGTAGGAGTTTTtatcattttgtatattatagCTAATGTAATCAAAATGGAATTTGTGTCATGTCTTTTTCCTTCTAGATGTCAGTGGATCTAAAGCGTGGAGAAACTCTACCAATACATGTAAATATGACGTTTCCATCTTTGCCTTGTGATGGTAAGTGAACTTCGCTGATCACATAGTTGCCAAGGCTATATAACTTTCTTTCCTCCACACCTTCTCGAATACTTGTGGTTGTAAACTTCGTCATTTGAGCTTACGTGTTTTGTAGTATTGAGCGTGGATGCTATCGACATGTCAGGGAAGCATGAAGTGGATCTTGATACAAACATTTGGAAGGTAAGATGAAATGCAAATTACAAGTATTTTCACATGTTTTCTCTTCTACCTTATTAAAATTACCAAAGTATATATTGTTAGATTGCGCATGAAACAGTATAGCAGTTCATACTGTTCATATATCGGTTAAACATTCTATTTGAAGGGAGCTGTTTGGATATTTCGATTAGCATCTTAATCTCTCACTTCTTATGGCATTTTTCTCTAGTTGTACATTTTTATTAGCGAGTTTATTACTCACAATTGCGAGTATCTGCAGCTCCGTCTCAACAGTCATGGACATATCATTGGCACAGAATATTTATCTGATCTTGTTGAAAAGGGGCATGAGCATGGTCACGGTCACTCGTCTCACAAGCATGGTAACATTTTAACTTTTTGAGCCTTTACTGAGTTTGTACCTTTTGTGACGAGCTTCATTTTCCTTAGCTGTCCTTTAATGTATATATGTCTTGTTACTTTCGGAAGAACAAATAGTCATGTGTACTTGTCAAAACGTGTATTCAAAAGCTAGCAGCTACCCAACCAACTAGATCCTTGACATAAAAATAAGGGTAAAAAgctattttataatatgatgtACACCTTCCTCAAATGTGTTGTAAATCTGGAGGACTGAATTACACAAAGTTTGTGCttccaatcaaattttaatggGAACCTTACAAGTTGAGTTGAGGCGTATCATTAACGTGAAGCAGATGTAAGAGAGTCCCAGTGATAGATAGGTGTCATGGTAGCTATCTTTTTTGGTACGAGAATAGAGACTTAATCATGTAcacactttttcttttgtgcttGCTGAAGATGGCaaagaagaacacaagaatGAGACCGAAATCGAAACATTGAGTTCTCTAGGCTTTGATCAAGCTGCTGAGACTATGATTAAAAAGGTGAAGCAAGCATTGTCAGATGGAGAAGGATGTCGGGTATTAACCGTTGCTCTTGTCAATATACAAACTAGAGATTTTGTGTTACCGGCTCTTAAGAAATCAGAGACTGATCTTTTTGCTGTTTCTCAGGTTTATGGTGTCTTAGACGTACAACGGGTTGCTGGAAACTTCCATATTTCAGTGCACGGGCTGAACATCTATGTTGCTCAGATGGTAGGTATCATTATTATTTCGCTTAATAAGCCATCCTCTTATCAGGACTCGAGTGCAAAAGTGTAACCAAGAAACATACTTTAAAATCCGATTCGTTGAAGTAGGTTGATTAAGTACCATGACATAGATTCATAGACGCTAAATTGCTCTCATCATTTGTATTTGCATCTCATTCATTGACTTACTATTTGATATCCCTTGCTAGTAAATAACTAATCTATTTACCCTACAGATATTTGGTGGTTCCAAGAACGTCAACGTGAGTCATATGATTCATGATCTATCCTTTGGGCCGAAATACCCGGGAATTCACAACCCACTTGATGACACCAACCGAATGCTGCATGACACTAGTGGAACattcaaatattatatcaaGGTGTTTATCCAAATCCCTCGCTGTTCTTTTTACTTATCTAGTTATCTCGCTCTGCTGAGTATATGTTTTAAACCTCATTATATGTTACTTCGAATCATAGGCTTTAGTTAGTCGAAGTCAATAATTTCTTTCTGGTATGGCGCAGATTGTTCCCACGGAATATAGATATCTTTCGAAAGACGTACTGTCAACAAATCAATACTCTGTAACTGAATATTACACGCCGATGACTGAATTCGACCGGACATGGCCAGGTTAGTTGAGCAAAGTTCATTTGAAGTACGCACCTGATTTTTAttactctgtttctgttttgtttgatgtgCTTTCCATTTTCCAGCTGTCTACTTCTTATATGATCTTTCACCTATCACTGTGACAATCAAAGAAGAACGTCGAAGTTTCCTCCACTTAATCACTCGGCTTTGCGCTGTATTAGGCGGTACCTTTGCTTTAACAGGTTCGCCCCCATCTTCAGTGGTCTTTGTCTCAACACtcatctttcaaaatctttgcCTAACATATCATTGTCTTAAAACAGGAATGTTAGATCGTTGGATGTTCCGTTTTATTGAATCTTTCAACAAGAATCCGAGTACCAGAAGCATACACTAGTGAAACAGAGTCCAAAACAATGAgaagcaggaaaaaaaaaacaaggaaggaagaagaacataTCATTCCAACAGTTGTAATCATCTGCCTTCTGAGACAACTCACCAGAGATTCTAGGATTGATGATACGTTTACACAGAAACTCTAGAATCCAtggatatagttttttttttgcatttcactctcttatgtattattattactctgGTTTTAACTAGTTGagttattttgtaatttttattcacTTTGGGTTCATGAGaattttatttaacatttttgcaTCTTATAACTTGTctctcaaaagaaaaaggaaaaaaaaaaacataactctaTAGCTCACCGTAGTTAACGTACACTCGTCGCAGACAATCTTGTCCTCACTTCTGTGTGTTTCGactgaaaaattaaaaaccctaattgggATTTTTCACTTTTGCTTCTTCCAATCTCTGATTCATTTCCTCCGTCTCACCGTTGAATCTGAAAATGATCACCGGAGTACTTCGCCGATCTTCATTACCGTCGAGGCAAACTCTCTCCGCCGCGTTAACCTCCTTCGATTCATGTCTTTCTCACAATCTCACTCCATCCTCCACCGCAGCCTCCTCCATCACCCCTCGATTTACTCTCGCGTCGTCTCCGAACTCATTTGGGAGGGAGTTCCACAATAGATCTGAGCCGCCGATGTTTGTTCCCGCAGGAATCGCGTTTCACGGTTACGCTACTTCACCAGAGAGTAAATTCAAAGATTCGAAATCTAAGAAATCTAAGCTTAAAATTGCTCCAGAGAATGTCAAACCATTGAGTAGGAAGGAGATCGCTCTCCAGGTACTTGTTTCTCTCCTCATTCATTCTCTAAATCGAATTGTGTCAATGTTGTTGCCTTCACCAGATTCAACAGAAACGTCCTACAAGTTTTGTTGTTGAAGTCATTGTGAATCgttgttgtgtttgtggtttgaATGTAGAAAGAGGCAGCAGAAGAAAGCACATCAAAGATCAAAGGAACCAAGATTTGCATAGCGATTCGATCTTTCGACAACCCGGAGAAGCAAGCTTGGTGTCTTCCTCCTCATACCCGTAAAGTTGCGATGCCGGACACGAGGACGCTGTACACTGTGCTAAGGTCGCCTCACGTCGATAAGAAGTCGAGGGAACAGTTTGAGATGCGGTTCAAGAAACGGTTTCTTGTCATCAAAGCTCAGAGTCACGAGCTGAGCAAGAAGCTGTTTTGGTTGAAACGTTACCGTATTCTTGGAGCTCAGTATGAACTTCAGTTCCATTGTAAGACTCGTTTGGATATGACTAAAGTGTTTGGCAACATTGCTGATGTCTCCACCACCATTGCTCAATGAGATTGGGGCTACAAGGTATATCATTTTCAAGACGCAACCGGGTAGGTTTTGACCCGACGACTCTGCAATAATTTTGAAACCTTACGGATCCAAAGAACTCAGACTTTGCTTCAGATCAGATCCTGTAGCTCTTTTCTTGCTTTAGTAGTATAAACATGTGTCTTTTGTTTTGGAACTATTCTTAAAGATCAATTGAGTTTCAGTGACGAAATGCTTTCAGTTTATGCTCATTCTATATAATCACTTATGATCTGATTTGAGACACAAAGTAGTATTGGTTGTGATGTATCCCTTCTGAACCAGAGCCTGATTTATTTGCCACCACCGGAGAGCCAAAGGAAACATTGAGAGTCAAACCAAAATGATTGCAGAAAGAGTTTTAAACTCCTAAGTCATGGACTCTAACATTATAAACATAGCACAAACAAATTTGGAAAAAGAATTAGTTCAATCG
The Camelina sativa cultivar DH55 chromosome 15, Cs, whole genome shotgun sequence DNA segment above includes these coding regions:
- the LOC104746680 gene encoding endoplasmic reticulum-Golgi intermediate compartment protein 3, with protein sequence MGVKQALRSIDAFPRAEDHLLQKTQSGAVVSIVGLLIMATLFLHELSYYLNTLTVHQMSVDLKRGETLPIHVNMTFPSLPCDVLSVDAIDMSGKHEVDLDTNIWKLRLNSHGHIIGTEYLSDLVEKGHEHGHGHSSHKHDGKEEHKNETEIETLSSLGFDQAAETMIKKVKQALSDGEGCRVYGVLDVQRVAGNFHISVHGLNIYVAQMIFGGSKNVNVSHMIHDLSFGPKYPGIHNPLDDTNRMLHDTSGTFKYYIKIVPTEYRYLSKDVLSTNQYSVTEYYTPMTEFDRTWPAVYFLYDLSPITVTIKEERRSFLHLITRLCAVLGGTFALTGMLDRWMFRFIESFNKNPSTRSIH
- the LOC104746681 gene encoding 40S ribosomal protein S10, mitochondrial-like, producing the protein MITGVLRRSSLPSRQTLSAALTSFDSCLSHNLTPSSTAASSITPRFTLASSPNSFGREFHNRSEPPMFVPAGIAFHGYATSPESKFKDSKSKKSKLKIAPENVKPLSRKEIALQKEAAEESTSKIKGTKICIAIRSFDNPEKQAWCLPPHTRKVAMPDTRTLYTVLRSPHVDKKSREQFEMRFKKRFLVIKAQSHELSKKLFWLKRYRILGAQYELQFHCKTRLDMTKVFGNIADVSTTIAQ